From the Pungitius pungitius chromosome 6, fPunPun2.1, whole genome shotgun sequence genome, one window contains:
- the LOC134102923 gene encoding E3 ubiquitin-protein ligase TRIM21-like has translation MSAASCLLTEDQFLCSICLDVFTHPVATPCGHNFCKACITDHWDVNVPPNCPNCKKVFSTRPELQVNTFISEMAAQFRLSAQQKASSSSSEQQAAQPGEVPCDVCTGTKVKALKSCLVCLVSYCEAHLKPHLTTSGLKRHQLMDPVKNLEGRMCTKHDKLLELFCKTDQMCVCMFCTVLDHKNHDVVPLREEYEGKKAELGKTEAEVQQMIQKRRLKIQEIKHSVKLSEEQADREVLEGVLVFSALKESVERSQVELMDTIKEKQRKTQKEAEGFIKELEQEISELKKRSTEVEQLSRSEDHLHLLQSFRTLNTAPPTKDWTGVRVSPPSYEGTVVRAVNQLEMKLSNQMKKLLEKKLKRVQQSAVDVTLDPDTAHPKLILSGDGKQVKLGDVWKNLPDNPERFNLCAVVLGKQSFSSGRFYYEVQVKEKTDWDLGVVRRSINRKGSITASPQNGHWTIHLRNENEYLACDGPSVRLSLGSRPEKVGVFVDYEEGLVSFYDVDAAALIYSFTGCCFTEKLYPYFSPGLNDKGKNSAPLIISAVNHTE, from the coding sequence ATGTCTGCTGCCAGCTGTCTTCTGACTGAAGATCAgttcctgtgctccatctgtctggatgtcttcactcatccagtcgccacaccatgtggacacaacttCTGTAAAGCCTGCATCACTGACCACTGGGACGTTAATGTCCCGCCTAACTGTCCCAACTGTAAAAAGGTCTTCTCCACCAGACCTGAGCTGCAGGTCAACACGTTCATCTCAGAGATGGCTGCTCAGTTCAGACTGTCAGCTCAacagaaagccagcagcagcagctcagagcaacAAGCTGCCCAACCAGGAGAAGTTCCCTGTGACGTCTGCACTGGAACCAAAGTGAAGGCCCTCAAGTCCTGTCTGGTGTGTCTGGTCTCCTACTGTGAGGCTCACCTGAAGCCTCATCTGACTACGTCAGGTCTGAAGAGACATCAGCTGATGGACCCAGTGAAGAACCTTGAAGGCAGAATGTGTACGAAGCACGATAAACTGCTGGAGCTGTTCTGTAAGACCGACcagatgtgtgtctgcatgttctGCACTGTTTTAGACCACAAGAACCATGATGTTGTTCCTCTGAGAGAAGAATATGAAGGAAAGAAGGCCGAGCTGGGGAAGACTGaggctgaagtccagcagatgATCCAGAAGAGACGACTGAAGATTCAGGAGATCAAACACTCAGTGaagctcagtgaggaacaagcagacaGAGAGGTACTAGAAGGTGTCCTGGTCTTCAGCGCTCTGAAGGAGTCTGTTGAGAGAAGCCAGGTGGAGCTCATGGACACcatcaaagagaagcagagaaagacacagaaagaggctGAAGGCTTCATCAAAGAGCTGGAACAGGAGATCTCTGagctgaagaagagaagcactgaggtggagcagctctcacgctctgaagaccacctccacctcctccagagcTTCAGGACCCTGAACACTGCTCCACCCACCAAGGACTGGacaggagtcagagtcagtccaCCTTCATATGAGGGGACTGTGGTGAGAGCAgtgaaccagctggagatgaagCTCAGTAACCagatgaagaagctgctggaaAAGAAGCTGAAGAGAGTCCAGCAGTCTGCAGTGGATGTGACACTCGATCCTGATACAGCACATCCTAAGCTCATCCTGTCTGGTGATGGAAAACAAGTTAAACTTGGAGATGTATGGAAGAATCTCCCAGACAATCCAGAGAGGTTTAATCTTTGTGCTGTTGTCTTAGGAAAGCAGAGTTTCTCTTCAGGTAGATTTTACTACGAGGTTCAGGTTAAAGAGAAGACTGACTGGGATTTAGGAGTCGTGAGAAGGTCCATCAACAGGAAGGGAAGCATCACAGCGTCTCCTCAGAATGGTCACTGGACGATACATTTGAGGAATGAGAATGAGTACTTAGCTTGTGATGGCCCATcagtccgtctctctctggGGTCCCGGCCTGagaaggtgggggtgtttgtggatTATGAGGAGGGTCTGGTCTCCTTTTATGACGTTGATGCTGCAGCTCTGATCTACTCCTTTACTGGCTGCTgcttcactgagaaactctACCCGTACTTTAGTCCAGGTCTAAATGATAAGGGTAAaaactctgctcctctgatcatctctgctgtcaatcacactgagtag